A window from uncultured Anaeromusa sp. encodes these proteins:
- a CDS encoding 4Fe-4S dicluster domain-containing protein, with protein sequence MMPKSVLVDVTRCIGCGACTVACKLWNGLVYDEQVPHSGSKAQLNERNWTILEKRQVNGSQRRYVKKQCMHCLEPACVSACFSKALQRDESGAVIYHPELCVGCRYCMVACPFEVPKYEWGKQIPLVAKCQFCSSKLAAGEAPACTGACPTQALLYGERSELLAEAHRRLQNGSYVPQVYGEKEIGGTSWLYLSDVPFAQLGFPEKLGEKSLPAYTQGFLSQTPWLAVGWGGFLAGMSWYTRRRRRLKDEDKEGGEEDES encoded by the coding sequence ATGATGCCGAAAAGCGTATTGGTAGATGTGACGCGCTGTATTGGCTGCGGAGCCTGTACGGTGGCATGCAAGCTGTGGAACGGACTGGTTTACGACGAGCAGGTTCCCCACAGCGGTTCCAAGGCGCAGCTAAACGAGCGCAATTGGACGATTTTGGAGAAACGCCAGGTAAACGGGAGTCAGCGGCGGTATGTGAAAAAGCAGTGTATGCATTGCCTGGAACCGGCGTGCGTGTCGGCCTGCTTTTCTAAAGCGTTGCAGCGGGATGAGAGCGGCGCGGTCATCTATCATCCGGAGTTGTGCGTAGGCTGCCGGTATTGTATGGTGGCCTGTCCTTTTGAAGTGCCAAAATATGAGTGGGGCAAGCAAATTCCGCTGGTGGCTAAGTGTCAGTTTTGTTCGTCTAAGCTAGCTGCGGGAGAGGCGCCTGCTTGTACCGGCGCTTGTCCGACCCAGGCGCTCTTATATGGAGAGCGCTCAGAGTTGTTGGCTGAGGCGCATCGTCGCTTGCAAAATGGTTCTTATGTGCCCCAGGTATATGGTGAAAAGGAAATCGGCGGTACTTCTTGGCTATATCTTTCGGATGTACCTTTTGCGCAGCTTGGTTTTCCGGAAAAGCTGGGCGAAAAAAGCTTGCCTGCGTATACACAAGGATTTTTGTCGCAGACTCCATGGCTGGCTGTAGGCTGGGGCGGCTTTTTGGCAGGCATGTCCTGGTATACGCGGCGTCGGCGGCGTCTGAAAGACGAAGACAAGGAAGGCGGCGAAGAAGATGAAAGTTAA
- the feoB gene encoding ferrous iron transport protein B, which produces MSCHNKSCCHEKKNNLSGQKHCGLGHPSLEGVVPSGARKIVLVGNPNVGKSVFFNYLTGLYVDVSNFPGTTVDISYGKLGEDVVIDTPGVYGISSFNDEERVARDVILSADLIVNVVDAVHLERDLFLTLQVIDTGIPVLVALNMVDDAAQKGIQVDAHLLEHLLGVPVVSTVAVKGQGLEQVRGRLDEARVGSVPATLQRELKEALNRIGSQAEALLVLEGDPHVAERHGIAPGDRREAIYSDRRERVNDLVCHVLSETQQGVDFATRLGRWMLRPATGVPFFLLAVSLMFYFIGVFVAQDVVGFTEETLMQGYYEPMMRGLVGRYVSEESVLGAFLIGEFGLMTMTVTYVLGLLLPLVLAFYFILSIMEDSGYLPRLATLVDRMMNLIGLNGRAIIPMILGFGCITVATITTRLLGSERERTIATALLGLAIPCSAQLGVIVGLLAGIGAYYTTLYVGILVLVLGVTGRVLSRVLPGETSDLLIDLPPLRLPRLENVLKKMATKSYAFLKEAAPLFALGALIITTLQVTGLLETIQDVLAPVTVGMLKLPRESATIFIMGMIRRDFGAAGLTDMAISPEQMLVSLVTITLFVPCIASVLVMFKERGRVEGTVIWLGSWVAAFAVGGLVAAVLL; this is translated from the coding sequence ATGTCTTGTCATAACAAGAGCTGCTGCCACGAAAAGAAAAATAACCTCTCAGGACAAAAGCATTGTGGGCTGGGACACCCTTCGTTAGAGGGCGTGGTGCCGTCAGGAGCCAGGAAGATTGTTTTAGTGGGCAACCCGAATGTGGGTAAATCCGTATTCTTTAATTATTTGACCGGTTTGTATGTGGATGTGTCCAATTTTCCCGGTACGACAGTGGATATTTCCTATGGCAAACTGGGAGAAGACGTTGTAATTGACACTCCCGGCGTATATGGAATTTCTTCTTTTAATGATGAAGAGCGCGTGGCTAGAGATGTCATTCTTTCGGCTGATTTAATTGTTAATGTGGTGGATGCGGTTCATTTGGAGCGGGACTTGTTTTTGACGCTGCAGGTGATTGATACAGGCATTCCCGTGCTGGTAGCCCTGAATATGGTGGATGACGCCGCGCAAAAGGGCATTCAAGTGGATGCGCACTTGTTGGAGCATCTGCTGGGAGTTCCCGTCGTTTCTACGGTGGCCGTCAAGGGACAGGGCCTAGAACAGGTACGAGGACGTCTGGACGAGGCTAGGGTGGGAAGTGTGCCAGCGACGCTGCAACGAGAATTGAAAGAGGCCTTAAATCGCATTGGCAGTCAAGCGGAGGCTCTTTTGGTGCTCGAAGGAGATCCTCATGTAGCGGAGCGGCATGGCATTGCGCCTGGCGACCGCCGCGAGGCTATCTATAGTGACCGTCGTGAGCGCGTGAACGATTTGGTTTGCCATGTTTTGAGCGAGACGCAGCAAGGCGTAGATTTTGCCACGCGTTTGGGGCGTTGGATGCTGCGACCGGCGACAGGGGTGCCGTTTTTTCTGTTGGCTGTTTCTTTGATGTTCTATTTTATCGGCGTTTTCGTGGCCCAAGATGTGGTTGGCTTTACGGAAGAGACCTTGATGCAGGGGTACTATGAGCCGATGATGCGAGGCCTGGTTGGACGATATGTGTCTGAAGAATCGGTGCTGGGAGCCTTTTTGATTGGCGAATTCGGACTTATGACGATGACCGTTACCTATGTACTGGGTCTTTTGCTGCCTCTGGTTTTGGCTTTTTATTTCATACTTTCCATTATGGAGGATTCGGGCTATTTGCCGCGCTTGGCTACCTTAGTGGACCGGATGATGAATTTGATTGGTCTTAACGGGCGGGCAATTATTCCTATGATCCTTGGTTTTGGCTGCATTACGGTGGCTACCATTACGACAAGGCTGCTGGGCTCGGAACGGGAACGGACCATCGCGACGGCGCTTTTGGGGCTGGCCATTCCTTGTTCGGCGCAGCTGGGAGTTATTGTGGGGCTCTTGGCCGGCATTGGCGCTTACTATACGACCTTGTACGTGGGGATTTTGGTGCTGGTACTGGGCGTGACCGGGCGGGTGCTTAGCCGGGTATTGCCAGGAGAAACCAGCGATCTTCTTATTGATTTGCCGCCTCTTCGTCTGCCGCGCTTAGAAAATGTCTTAAAAAAGATGGCTACCAAGTCGTATGCATTTTTAAAGGAAGCGGCTCCCTTGTTTGCGCTGGGGGCGCTGATTATTACGACGCTGCAGGTGACTGGCCTTTTGGAGACCATTCAAGATGTGCTGGCCCCTGTAACGGTAGGCATGCTCAAGCTGCCCCGAGAATCAGCAACCATTTTTATTATGGGTATGATCCGGCGTGATTTTGGCGCTGCCGGGCTGACGGATATGGCGATTTCGCCGGAGCAAATGCTGGTTTCTTTGGTGACGATTACTTTGTTTGTGCCTTGTATTGCTTCGGTACTGGTGATGTTTAAAGAACGCGGTCGTGTGGAAGGAACGGTTATTTGGCTGGGTTCGTGGGTGGCGGCCTTTGCAGTGGGCGGGTTGGTTGCTGCGGTGCTGCTCTAA
- a CDS encoding HDOD domain-containing protein — MDIFVARQPIFNTQSQVVAYELLFRNSELNQAEYVDDNQATKEVLVNVFLQMGIDTITEGKKAFVNFSASLLQQQVPQLLPPDVLAVEILETVSPTQEVIDACVQLKKDGYWLVLDDFIPSPEWLPLASMADIIKVDFRDAKSLQTKSFLYHHGIYHPRFLAEKIETKDEFLQARAQGYTYFQGYFFSKPTVLSQKEIPIVSAHHLYLSRELHARIVNVHRFEAIVKRDMALSYQLLKYANSAFFGFHSPVHSIRHAAALLGQRELSKWIALVTLRSLSSEQPPELLHLAVIRGRHCELLAEHLSTSMPPDYFFFTGLFSLLDAFLGRPLKDILSYLPIPDDVCQALLGHPNTLRQLLDLVIAYEKGDWPQVLQYSRQLQLPSSQLAPKYLSAISWEKEFFRE; from the coding sequence ATGGATATATTTGTAGCCAGACAACCAATTTTCAATACCCAATCCCAAGTAGTCGCTTATGAACTGCTTTTTCGCAACAGTGAGCTCAACCAAGCTGAATATGTCGACGATAATCAAGCGACCAAAGAAGTTTTGGTGAATGTCTTCCTGCAAATGGGCATTGATACCATTACCGAAGGCAAAAAAGCCTTCGTTAATTTTAGCGCGTCCTTGCTTCAGCAGCAAGTTCCGCAGCTTTTGCCGCCAGATGTACTGGCCGTTGAAATTCTGGAAACAGTCTCCCCCACGCAAGAGGTTATCGACGCCTGCGTGCAATTAAAAAAAGACGGCTATTGGCTGGTGCTTGATGATTTCATCCCGTCACCGGAATGGCTGCCGTTGGCCAGCATGGCTGATATTATCAAAGTAGATTTTCGCGATGCTAAAAGTTTGCAAACCAAAAGTTTTCTCTACCACCATGGCATCTATCATCCGCGTTTCTTAGCGGAAAAGATAGAAACCAAAGACGAGTTCTTGCAGGCCCGCGCCCAAGGTTATACTTATTTTCAAGGTTACTTTTTCAGCAAACCCACCGTACTTTCTCAAAAAGAAATTCCCATTGTCAGCGCCCACCACCTATATCTTTCCCGCGAGCTTCACGCCCGTATTGTCAATGTTCATCGCTTCGAAGCCATTGTCAAACGAGATATGGCCTTATCCTACCAACTGTTAAAATACGCTAATTCCGCTTTTTTCGGCTTTCACTCGCCGGTTCACTCTATCCGCCATGCGGCGGCTCTGTTAGGGCAAAGAGAACTATCCAAATGGATTGCCTTAGTAACCTTGCGCAGTCTCAGCAGCGAGCAGCCTCCGGAGCTCCTGCATCTCGCCGTTATCCGCGGCCGGCATTGCGAGCTCTTAGCCGAACATCTTTCAACCTCTATGCCTCCTGATTATTTCTTCTTTACCGGCTTGTTTTCACTTTTAGATGCATTTTTAGGACGACCGCTCAAAGATATTCTTTCCTATCTTCCCATTCCAGACGATGTCTGCCAAGCTTTGCTAGGCCACCCCAACACACTACGCCAACTGCTGGATCTGGTTATTGCTTACGAAAAAGGCGACTGGCCGCAAGTATTGCAGTACAGCCGACAGCTCCAGCTTCCTTCGAGCCAGCTGGCCCCAAAATACTTGTCAGCAATCTCTTGGGAAAAAGAGTTTTTCAGAGAATAA
- a CDS encoding MarR family transcriptional regulator → MDLHGIFHGLHQAVRGIDKGVNQVLAPYGISASEWAVLTSLDKWGELTQKALAEYMHLEAAAISKSVAKLEAKGLVVRKEGLDRRERKVALAAKAKQAYACWMECTGRHRQAVLADFTAEELQALLQALQRLQQNADQWKENEVATHEQE, encoded by the coding sequence ATGGATTTGCACGGGATTTTTCACGGGTTGCACCAAGCGGTACGCGGCATTGACAAAGGCGTCAACCAAGTGTTGGCGCCTTATGGGATTTCCGCCTCGGAATGGGCGGTGCTGACGTCGCTGGACAAGTGGGGCGAGTTGACGCAAAAAGCGTTGGCTGAGTATATGCATTTAGAGGCGGCGGCGATTTCCAAGAGCGTCGCCAAGCTGGAAGCGAAAGGCCTTGTGGTGCGCAAAGAAGGCTTGGACCGCCGGGAACGCAAGGTCGCCTTGGCGGCTAAGGCGAAACAGGCCTATGCCTGCTGGATGGAATGTACAGGCAGGCATCGCCAGGCAGTGCTGGCTGATTTTACGGCTGAGGAGCTGCAGGCGCTTTTACAGGCGCTGCAGCGTTTGCAACAGAACGCGGACCAATGGAAGGAAAATGA
- a CDS encoding uracil-DNA glycosylase, which yields MSFPSHENLEEALLQCSACPLCKDAIGPTSCNGSVTSPLAIVGEGPGGVEDEYGVPLVGPSGKLLDKALWSVGVTRNCVYTTNVLKCRPKGNRTPTVEEGAFCASRWLDEELSLVQPKVIIALGSVALKYLKDPHGRITKDRGQWFETKYGIPAIATYHPAYLLRLTGPALVKAKWEVFYDLQAAVTKCKEQAPDWVSKSDEPTDLLSLYEERRQERRGTRNEI from the coding sequence ATGTCTTTTCCCAGCCACGAGAATTTAGAAGAGGCTTTGCTGCAATGCAGCGCCTGCCCTCTCTGCAAGGATGCCATCGGCCCTACTTCCTGCAACGGCAGCGTTACCAGCCCGCTGGCTATTGTCGGCGAAGGCCCCGGCGGCGTCGAGGACGAGTACGGCGTACCCTTGGTAGGCCCTTCAGGCAAGCTCTTAGATAAGGCGCTTTGGAGCGTAGGCGTCACACGCAATTGCGTCTACACCACCAATGTCCTTAAATGCCGTCCTAAAGGCAATCGCACCCCGACGGTTGAAGAAGGCGCTTTTTGCGCCAGCCGCTGGTTAGATGAAGAGCTCAGCCTGGTACAGCCAAAAGTGATTATCGCCTTAGGCAGCGTAGCCTTAAAATATCTAAAAGATCCCCATGGGCGCATTACCAAAGACCGCGGCCAGTGGTTCGAAACCAAATACGGTATTCCGGCCATTGCCACCTACCATCCGGCCTACTTGCTGCGCCTGACCGGCCCAGCTTTAGTTAAGGCCAAATGGGAAGTCTTTTACGACCTGCAAGCGGCAGTAACTAAATGCAAGGAACAAGCGCCCGATTGGGTGTCTAAAAGCGACGAACCCACTGATTTGCTCTCATTATACGAGGAACGGAGACAAGAACGGCGAGGGACAAGGAACGAAATTTGA
- the nrfD gene encoding NrfD/PsrC family molybdoenzyme membrane anchor subunit: MKVNLFGWNFTVTPARYFLTAVALLGIIVIVFRLVTGMGAVTNLSDEWPWGLWIAFDVLTGVALAGGGYSTALIVHILHQDRYYPVARGAMLTSLLGYLLVMAGLFLDIGQWFNFWRPFVSWGHASVLFEVFWCVSIYTSIQFLEFGEVVTERIGRKWHLYFKKMIPVLMIIGVVLPTLHQSSLGALFLIAVHKVYPLWWSEWLPAYFLLSSFFVGPAMVCVESILSGRVFRHPVPLHVLRGLAYIGGVMMFLYLLLKVHDFTVRGLWPLVFQGNLQSWFFFFEMGLCLCLPLGILFTLWGRTKNGLLTYGVLTSLGVIMNRLNTAITAMVMEGKSLYFPSIWEIIVSAALLAMGCLLYCFIVENFYILDYKPKADKEKVPMQHRLAEAELENH; encoded by the coding sequence ATGAAAGTTAACTTGTTTGGCTGGAACTTTACAGTAACGCCTGCACGGTACTTCCTGACGGCGGTGGCGCTGCTTGGAATTATTGTCATTGTCTTTCGGCTGGTTACCGGCATGGGCGCTGTGACGAATTTAAGCGATGAATGGCCCTGGGGGCTTTGGATCGCTTTTGACGTTCTGACCGGCGTTGCTTTGGCTGGCGGCGGTTATTCGACGGCGCTGATTGTGCATATTTTGCATCAGGATCGTTACTATCCCGTGGCCCGGGGGGCCATGTTGACTTCTCTTTTAGGCTATTTGTTGGTTATGGCTGGCCTCTTTTTGGATATCGGCCAATGGTTTAATTTCTGGCGGCCCTTTGTTTCCTGGGGCCACGCGTCGGTGTTATTTGAAGTTTTTTGGTGTGTGTCCATTTACACAAGCATCCAATTTCTGGAATTCGGCGAGGTTGTTACAGAACGTATCGGCCGGAAATGGCATCTGTATTTTAAAAAGATGATTCCGGTGCTGATGATTATTGGCGTTGTACTGCCTACGCTGCACCAATCATCTTTAGGAGCGCTTTTCTTGATCGCCGTGCACAAGGTGTATCCTTTGTGGTGGTCCGAATGGCTGCCTGCTTACTTTCTGCTGTCGTCTTTTTTTGTGGGCCCGGCGATGGTATGCGTGGAGTCCATTTTGTCCGGCCGCGTGTTTCGTCATCCGGTGCCGCTCCATGTTTTGCGCGGCTTAGCCTATATTGGCGGCGTTATGATGTTCTTGTACCTCTTACTGAAGGTGCATGATTTTACGGTAAGGGGATTGTGGCCGCTGGTATTCCAGGGGAATTTGCAGAGTTGGTTTTTCTTTTTTGAAATGGGCCTGTGCCTTTGCTTGCCCTTGGGAATTCTATTTACCCTTTGGGGGCGTACGAAGAACGGCCTTCTGACTTACGGCGTACTAACCAGCCTAGGAGTCATCATGAACCGCCTGAACACGGCGATTACCGCAATGGTCATGGAAGGAAAAAGCTTGTATTTTCCGTCGATCTGGGAAATTATTGTCAGTGCGGCGCTGTTGGCGATGGGCTGTTTGTTGTACTGCTTTATTGTGGAGAATTTTTATATTTTAGACTATAAGCCGAAAGCGGACAAAGAAAAAGTTCCAATGCAGCATCGTCTGGCAGAGGCGGAACTGGAGAATCATTAA
- a CDS encoding HD domain-containing phosphohydrolase encodes MHPYQAKICDISSLQAGMRLASPVYDFNGKMLLSQGVVLSAKHISLLQNLLIMQVTIWEDRSPNLPEENTANEPEFPYIEEAFAEPEPVLDLSPRKEPITSSAPFQMLWDAFWSQSPQSELSMHYRRLLEETKHIFSSARLHSRLEKELLNTLAGDILVLTASPVQVLRCLHLHPRNSPYIFHHTLHVALLSALIGKQCDFSEERLQALTLSALLHDVGKLRISLEVLGKQQPLSEDEKEKVRLHSLLGFRFLQKQKEYDLPVLMGVLQHHERLDGSGYPLHTKSDKTHVFAKIIAIADVYDAMTSQKSYGTQHSAFIALDEIQSSILSGQLDTHCGQAFLKLMQNHLAGEWLELTDGRFAQLLFWELTGTHSLVVQTPEKEVLDLQGNHLVRPLRFIPPLYFTDGNTH; translated from the coding sequence ATGCACCCCTATCAAGCCAAGATCTGTGATATATCCAGTCTCCAAGCAGGTATGCGCCTAGCTTCGCCGGTCTATGACTTCAACGGGAAAATGCTGCTCAGCCAGGGAGTGGTTTTATCGGCCAAGCACATTTCCCTTTTGCAAAACTTGCTTATCATGCAAGTTACTATTTGGGAAGACCGTTCGCCAAATCTGCCGGAAGAAAACACAGCGAACGAGCCGGAGTTTCCTTATATAGAAGAAGCGTTTGCAGAACCAGAACCGGTTTTAGACTTGTCTCCAAGAAAAGAACCCATTACATCGTCGGCTCCTTTTCAAATGCTTTGGGATGCTTTTTGGAGTCAATCTCCTCAAAGCGAATTAAGCATGCATTATCGTCGTTTGCTTGAGGAAACAAAACATATTTTCTCTTCAGCCCGTTTACACAGCCGCTTGGAGAAAGAGCTTCTTAATACCTTGGCCGGCGATATCCTTGTTTTAACCGCTTCCCCTGTGCAGGTGCTGCGCTGTTTGCATTTGCACCCGCGGAATTCCCCCTATATATTCCATCACACCTTGCATGTCGCTCTTCTTTCCGCCCTAATCGGCAAGCAATGCGATTTTTCCGAAGAACGGCTGCAGGCGCTGACGCTATCGGCGCTGCTGCACGACGTAGGAAAGCTGCGCATTTCTTTGGAAGTGCTGGGTAAGCAACAGCCCTTGTCGGAAGATGAGAAGGAAAAAGTTCGTTTGCATTCCCTTCTAGGCTTTCGGTTTCTTCAAAAGCAAAAAGAATACGACTTGCCTGTTCTCATGGGCGTTCTGCAGCATCATGAGCGCTTAGACGGCAGCGGCTACCCCCTGCATACCAAGAGCGATAAAACGCATGTTTTTGCCAAAATCATCGCCATAGCCGACGTATACGACGCCATGACTTCGCAAAAAAGCTACGGCACCCAGCACAGTGCGTTTATAGCCTTAGATGAAATCCAAAGCTCGATTCTCTCCGGCCAGCTAGATACGCACTGCGGACAAGCTTTCCTGAAGCTTATGCAGAATCATCTTGCCGGAGAATGGCTGGAGCTGACTGATGGCCGTTTCGCACAGCTTCTTTTTTGGGAATTAACCGGCACACATTCGCTGGTTGTACAAACCCCGGAAAAAGAAGTCTTGGATCTACAGGGAAACCATCTAGTCCGCCCCTTACGCTTTATCCCGCCTCTCTATTTTACTGACGGCAACACCCACTAG
- a CDS encoding [Fe-Fe] hydrogenase large subunit C-terminal domain-containing protein, giving the protein MGAKNSNSFSRRNFLRLCGLGVTAGALGSAGCGHEAVSGRGWLPTQYRQPATALAALRGRVSLEEEDPALCRDDRKCILCGQCLQVCRDVQTVYGQYDLPVRDAAICVHCGQCALYCPTGAIREKDDTKRVQEALADKSRQTVIQLAPATRVSLGEAFGLAPGSITAQQHVAAWRQGGATAVFDTAFAADVTVWEEAAEFLHRWEKGALPHFTSCCPAWVKFCEYFYPQWLPRLSTVKSPQQILGTLLKSEYGKNYGLRPKDIFSVAVMPCTAKKFECLRQKEASGLQAVDAVLTVREAAALFQRQGVAVPSLAPREFDEPFGVASGGGRIFGARGGVSEAVARSLWRQGAGEDLPQEALQWRQREDLKGLRETKLALPHGRTLRLAAAQGLGQARVMMEALQSGQGSWDFIEVMACPGGCVGGGGQPLSQLPPTEEGRQARIAAMRAQDRQDLRSSHESREARNVYETFLGEPCGEKAEALLHTSFQDRHQAFAAKAQPERRI; this is encoded by the coding sequence ATGGGCGCAAAAAATAGCAATTCATTTTCAAGACGAAATTTTTTACGCCTCTGTGGGCTGGGGGTAACGGCAGGAGCGCTAGGAAGCGCCGGCTGCGGTCATGAAGCAGTAAGCGGACGGGGGTGGCTGCCGACGCAGTATCGGCAGCCAGCGACCGCTTTGGCTGCCTTGCGGGGCCGTGTGTCACTGGAAGAAGAAGATCCGGCCTTGTGCCGTGATGACCGAAAATGCATTCTTTGCGGCCAATGTCTGCAGGTCTGTCGGGATGTGCAGACTGTATATGGTCAATACGACCTGCCTGTGCGTGATGCGGCTATTTGCGTGCATTGCGGGCAGTGCGCCCTTTACTGTCCGACTGGCGCTATCCGGGAAAAGGATGATACAAAGCGCGTTCAAGAGGCGCTGGCGGATAAAAGCCGGCAAACTGTGATTCAATTGGCGCCGGCGACGCGCGTGTCCCTTGGCGAAGCCTTTGGACTTGCCCCGGGGAGTATTACGGCGCAGCAGCATGTGGCGGCGTGGCGGCAAGGCGGTGCGACGGCTGTATTTGATACGGCTTTTGCCGCAGATGTGACGGTGTGGGAAGAGGCGGCGGAGTTTTTGCATCGTTGGGAAAAAGGAGCGCTGCCTCATTTTACCTCCTGCTGTCCGGCATGGGTGAAGTTTTGCGAGTATTTTTACCCTCAATGGCTGCCTCGATTGTCTACCGTTAAATCGCCGCAGCAAATACTGGGAACCTTGCTGAAATCCGAGTATGGAAAAAACTATGGTTTGCGGCCCAAGGATATTTTTTCTGTAGCGGTAATGCCTTGTACTGCGAAAAAGTTTGAATGTTTGCGCCAAAAAGAAGCCTCCGGCTTGCAGGCGGTAGACGCCGTGCTGACTGTGCGGGAAGCGGCGGCTTTGTTTCAGAGACAAGGTGTAGCAGTACCCTCGTTAGCGCCGCGTGAATTTGACGAGCCTTTTGGCGTCGCCAGCGGCGGCGGCCGCATTTTTGGCGCTCGGGGCGGCGTAAGTGAAGCGGTGGCGCGCAGCCTCTGGCGGCAGGGAGCAGGGGAAGATTTGCCTCAAGAAGCGCTGCAATGGCGTCAGCGAGAGGATTTGAAAGGACTGCGGGAAACGAAGCTGGCTCTGCCGCATGGAAGGACGCTCCGTCTCGCTGCGGCGCAAGGCCTGGGGCAAGCGCGGGTCATGATGGAAGCGCTGCAAAGCGGTCAAGGAAGCTGGGACTTTATTGAGGTGATGGCTTGTCCCGGAGGCTGCGTTGGGGGCGGCGGTCAGCCGTTGAGCCAATTGCCTCCTACCGAAGAAGGGCGACAGGCGCGCATCGCTGCCATGCGGGCGCAGGATCGGCAGGATCTGCGTTCTAGTCATGAAAGCCGGGAGGCCCGGAACGTATATGAGACATTTTTAGGCGAGCCCTGCGGCGAAAAAGCGGAAGCGTTGCTGCATACCTCGTTTCAAGATCGACATCAGGCATTTGCTGCTAAGGCGCAGCCGGAAAGGAGGATATGA
- the serS gene encoding serine--tRNA ligase, producing the protein MLDMKFVRENPEAVLAGLQKRGSALTLDDFLALEKKRREVLTEVEALKSRRNTVSQEISRLKKAKEDAEALILEMRSVGEKISELDETVRQVETELKEILLSIPNLPHASVPVGRDEADNPEVRRVGEVPSFAFEPKAHWDLGEDLGILDFERGAKVTGARFTFYRGLGARLERALINFMLDVHTREHGYTEFFPPFIANKESMTGTGQLPKFAEDMFKLEGLDYYLIPTAEVPITNLHRGEILDAKDLPRYYTAYSACFRAEAGSAGRDTRGIIRQHQFNKVEMVKFCLPENSYDELEKLVGNAERILQLLELPYRVITLCSGDIGFSSAKTYDLEVWLPSFNTYREISSCSNFEDFQARRADIKFRRDAKSKPEYVHTLNGSGLAIGRTVAAILENYQQADGSVLVPKVLRAFMGVDVIQP; encoded by the coding sequence ATGTTGGATATGAAATTTGTGCGGGAAAATCCCGAAGCGGTGCTGGCAGGATTGCAGAAAAGAGGCAGCGCCTTAACGCTTGATGATTTTCTGGCCTTGGAGAAAAAACGCCGGGAAGTCTTGACGGAAGTGGAAGCGCTGAAAAGCCGGCGCAATACGGTCTCCCAAGAGATTAGCCGACTGAAAAAAGCCAAAGAGGACGCCGAGGCTTTGATTTTGGAAATGCGTAGCGTTGGAGAAAAAATCTCCGAGTTGGATGAGACGGTGCGCCAGGTGGAAACGGAGCTGAAGGAGATTCTGCTCAGTATTCCTAATTTGCCCCATGCTTCCGTGCCGGTGGGCCGGGATGAAGCGGACAATCCGGAAGTACGCCGTGTAGGCGAAGTGCCGTCTTTTGCCTTTGAACCAAAAGCCCACTGGGATTTAGGCGAAGACCTGGGTATTCTTGATTTTGAGCGCGGCGCCAAAGTGACCGGAGCCCGCTTTACGTTTTACCGGGGTTTGGGAGCGCGCTTAGAGCGGGCTTTGATTAATTTCATGTTGGACGTGCATACTCGCGAACACGGTTATACCGAATTTTTCCCGCCCTTTATTGCGAACAAGGAAAGCATGACCGGTACTGGACAGTTGCCGAAATTTGCTGAAGACATGTTTAAGCTGGAAGGCTTGGACTACTATCTGATTCCGACAGCAGAAGTTCCGATTACGAACTTGCATCGCGGTGAAATTTTGGACGCCAAGGATCTGCCTAGGTATTACACCGCCTACAGCGCTTGCTTCCGCGCGGAAGCTGGCTCGGCTGGCAGGGATACCCGGGGCATTATCCGGCAGCATCAGTTTAACAAGGTGGAAATGGTTAAATTCTGCCTGCCGGAAAACTCTTATGACGAACTGGAAAAACTGGTGGGCAATGCCGAACGTATTCTGCAGCTGTTGGAATTGCCGTATCGGGTGATTACTCTTTGCAGCGGCGATATCGGCTTTTCTTCGGCCAAGACCTATGATTTGGAAGTGTGGCTGCCTAGTTTTAACACCTACCGGGAGATTTCCTCGTGCTCTAACTTTGAGGATTTCCAGGCGCGCCGGGCGGACATTAAATTCCGTCGGGACGCGAAGTCTAAACCGGAGTATGTGCATACATTGAATGGCTCCGGCCTGGCCATTGGCCGGACTGTAGCGGCCATTTTGGAAAACTATCAGCAGGCTGACGGTTCGGTATTGGTACCAAAAGTACTGCGCGCCTTTATGGGCGTAGATGTGATTCAGCCTTAA
- a CDS encoding ferrous iron transport protein A: MTLDQVQRGQKIRILAIPQEEIRAQAIRFGISIGAEVECAEKIMAGPIVLAKGKQEIAIGRRLAENIKIALA, translated from the coding sequence ATGACCTTAGATCAAGTACAGCGCGGACAGAAAATACGAATTTTAGCCATCCCGCAAGAAGAAATACGAGCGCAAGCCATCCGCTTTGGTATTTCTATTGGCGCCGAGGTGGAATGTGCGGAAAAAATTATGGCAGGGCCTATTGTACTCGCCAAAGGGAAACAAGAAATTGCCATTGGTCGCCGTCTGGCGGAAAACATTAAAATTGCTTTAGCGTAA